From the Arthrobacter sp. PM3 genome, one window contains:
- a CDS encoding flagellar motor protein MotB, producing the protein MSPRRRGRKKPEEHHVDERWMASYMDMVTVLMCMFIVLFAMSTVDANKFEKLRNSLATGFGAVASQTVDTASGTVVPPELVDENLEAFAAVKGAATTSPENMAQAIKEADRLKALQAKMQAGLDAAGLSENVEFQIDQRGLTVKLVGSQAFFEPDRPELTARASRVLQIISPILKPAGMEVMVEGHAANGITAYPSTWELSSARSVNVLRYMVDRGGIAPGSIGAVAFGSARQVNDDSTPELMERNRRVDIVVISDKPDVVRALIPEALKLSGK; encoded by the coding sequence GTGAGCCCGAGGCGGCGCGGGCGGAAGAAGCCCGAAGAGCACCACGTCGACGAGCGGTGGATGGCTTCCTACATGGACATGGTCACCGTGCTGATGTGCATGTTCATCGTGCTGTTCGCCATGTCCACTGTGGACGCGAACAAGTTTGAAAAGCTCCGCAACTCGCTCGCCACCGGCTTCGGCGCGGTGGCGTCGCAAACGGTGGACACGGCGTCGGGAACTGTGGTGCCGCCGGAACTTGTGGACGAAAACCTGGAAGCCTTCGCCGCCGTGAAGGGCGCGGCCACCACGTCCCCGGAGAACATGGCCCAGGCCATCAAGGAAGCGGACCGGCTCAAGGCACTGCAGGCGAAAATGCAGGCCGGACTGGACGCCGCCGGGCTTAGCGAGAACGTCGAGTTCCAGATCGACCAGCGCGGCCTGACGGTCAAACTCGTCGGATCCCAGGCGTTCTTCGAACCGGACCGCCCCGAGCTTACTGCCCGCGCCAGCCGCGTGCTGCAGATCATCTCGCCGATCCTGAAGCCGGCCGGGATGGAAGTCATGGTCGAGGGGCACGCCGCGAACGGCATCACCGCCTATCCGTCCACCTGGGAGCTGTCCTCGGCCCGGTCCGTCAACGTCCTGCGCTACATGGTGGACCGCGGCGGCATCGCGCCCGGAAGCATCGGCGCCGTCGCCTTCGGCTCCGCCCGCCAGGTCAATGACGACTCCACCCCGGAGCTCATGGAGCGCAACCGCCGGGTGGACATCGTGGTCATTTCGG
- a CDS encoding flagellar FlbD family protein translates to MIVVTRLNGTRFAVNPDLIERIHESPDTHLVTLDGAAYVVLESLAEVVELIADYRAYILSKARDFPAVTGYPLSLVRTEGPDDDDTDDGAGPSAPVKPRK, encoded by the coding sequence ATGATCGTCGTCACACGCCTCAACGGAACGCGCTTCGCGGTCAATCCGGACCTCATCGAGCGCATCCACGAGAGCCCGGACACGCATTTGGTGACGCTCGACGGCGCCGCCTACGTGGTGCTCGAAAGCCTCGCGGAAGTGGTGGAACTCATCGCCGACTACCGGGCCTACATCCTGAGCAAGGCCAGGGACTTCCCGGCCGTCACCGGGTATCCGCTGAGCCTGGTCCGGACCGAAGGCCCGGACGACGACGACACCGACGACGGCGCCGGCCCCTCCGCGCCCGTGAAACCCAGAAAGTAA
- a CDS encoding cytochrome P450 encodes MAQFPALEQPLNPFPYYQAMRQSDPVFQDQETGVWHVYGYDDVQRVLSEHATFSSRMGGENPSETGQLFSASLINTDPPRHRQLRSLVTQAFTPRAVEALGPRISELTHELLDPVVPAGSTDLIDRLAYPLPVIVIAELMGIPATDRDRFKQWSDMIVSQTPDAAGTGDSGGQREMVEYFMGMIEQRRHQPGSDLISALLAAEIDGQKLSVMELLGFCALLLVAGNETTTNLIGNAVLCFTEAPGLAERLAAEPALLPHAIEEVLRYRSPVQSMYRVSAVETTLRDQTIPAGSPLVAWIGSANRDPEQFPQPDVFDAGRSPNRHLAFGQGIHFCLGAPLARLEARIALEAVLSRLPGLAVEPGARLERMESTIVYGVKELPVHWQAG; translated from the coding sequence ATGGCGCAGTTCCCGGCTCTTGAGCAACCGTTGAATCCCTTTCCGTACTACCAGGCCATGCGGCAGAGCGACCCCGTTTTCCAGGACCAGGAAACCGGGGTCTGGCATGTGTACGGCTACGACGACGTGCAGCGTGTCCTGTCCGAGCACGCCACCTTCTCCTCCCGGATGGGCGGTGAGAACCCCTCGGAAACCGGCCAGCTTTTTTCCGCCAGCCTGATCAACACGGATCCGCCCCGGCACCGGCAGTTACGGTCACTGGTGACCCAGGCGTTCACGCCGCGGGCGGTCGAGGCACTCGGCCCGCGTATTTCGGAGCTGACCCATGAGCTGCTGGACCCGGTGGTGCCGGCCGGGAGCACCGACCTGATCGACCGGCTGGCCTACCCCTTGCCCGTGATCGTGATCGCGGAGCTCATGGGCATCCCGGCGACGGACCGGGACCGGTTTAAGCAGTGGTCGGACATGATCGTGAGCCAAACCCCGGACGCCGCCGGGACCGGCGACTCCGGCGGCCAGCGGGAAATGGTGGAGTACTTCATGGGCATGATCGAACAGCGGCGCCACCAGCCCGGCAGTGACCTGATCAGCGCGCTCCTCGCGGCCGAGATCGACGGACAGAAACTGAGCGTCATGGAACTGCTCGGCTTCTGCGCCCTGCTGCTCGTCGCGGGCAACGAGACCACCACCAACCTGATCGGCAACGCGGTGCTGTGCTTCACCGAGGCACCGGGCCTGGCCGAACGCCTCGCAGCGGAGCCCGCGCTGCTCCCGCACGCGATCGAGGAGGTGCTGCGCTACCGCTCCCCCGTCCAGTCGATGTACCGGGTCTCCGCCGTCGAGACCACACTGCGCGACCAAACCATTCCGGCGGGTTCGCCCCTCGTGGCCTGGATCGGCTCGGCCAACCGCGACCCGGAGCAGTTCCCGCAGCCTGACGTGTTCGACGCCGGCCGCTCGCCCAACCGTCACCTCGCCTTTGGCCAGGGCATCCATTTTTGCCTCGGGGCGCCGCTGGCGCGGCTCGAGGCCAGGATCGCCCTGGAGGCTGTGCTCTCCCGGCTGCCGGGGCTCGCCGTGGAGCCCGGGGCGCGCCTCGAGCGGATGGAAAGCACGATCGTTTACGGCGTGAAGGAGCTCCCCGTGCACTGGCAGGCCGGCTGA
- a CDS encoding motility protein A, with product MDPATVIGLLLAFGSVIAMVSLEGASLSALLLPAPMILVFGATLAVGIAGNTLKDTLQAFKAVPKMFLGKTAKPQESIDQMVRFAEKARSEGLLSLEEEAASVKDPFLARALQNIADGTDAEDLRMLMEDEIDSKARSDHANAKFFASLGGYAPTVGIIGTVVSLTHVLENLSTPDHLGPMIAAAFVATLWGLLSANFIWLPFSARMSRLSELDIERMTLLMEGMLSVQSGAQPLLLAERLRAMVPEHQLKASAGGAKKGGAADKMDQAA from the coding sequence ATGGATCCCGCAACAGTCATTGGACTGCTCCTCGCCTTTGGCTCCGTCATCGCCATGGTGTCGCTCGAAGGCGCCAGCCTGTCGGCGCTGCTGCTGCCGGCGCCCATGATCCTGGTCTTCGGTGCCACGCTCGCCGTCGGGATCGCCGGCAACACCCTCAAGGACACCCTGCAGGCCTTCAAGGCCGTCCCCAAGATGTTCCTGGGGAAGACCGCCAAGCCGCAGGAAAGCATCGACCAGATGGTCCGCTTCGCCGAAAAGGCCCGCAGCGAGGGCCTGCTGTCCCTGGAAGAAGAAGCGGCCAGCGTCAAGGATCCGTTCCTGGCCCGTGCCCTGCAGAACATCGCGGACGGCACCGACGCCGAGGACCTCCGGATGCTGATGGAGGACGAGATCGACTCCAAGGCCCGCAGCGACCACGCCAACGCCAAGTTCTTCGCGAGCCTCGGCGGCTACGCGCCGACCGTGGGCATCATCGGCACCGTGGTGTCCCTGACCCACGTCCTGGAAAACCTCTCCACACCGGACCACCTCGGCCCGATGATCGCGGCGGCCTTTGTCGCCACCCTGTGGGGCCTGCTGTCCGCCAACTTCATCTGGCTTCCCTTCAGCGCCCGGATGAGCCGGCTCTCGGAGCTGGACATCGAGCGGATGACGCTGCTGATGGAAGGCATGCTGTCCGTCCAGTCCGGCGCCCAGCCGCTGCTGCTCGCCGAACGGCTCCGCGCCATGGTCCCCGAGCACCAGCTCAAGGCCTCCGCGGGCGGCGCGAAGAAGGGCGGCGCTGCGGACAAGATGGACCAGGCCGCGTGA
- a CDS encoding DNA alkylation repair protein: MSKTTVDAVMAELAALDDPKMRAANEKRGDDHGVNLSRLRAVAKRLKTQQDLARGLWATDDTAARLLALLVCRPKDFGPAELDAMLRQARAPKVHDWLVNYVAKKSPHAEQLRVAWTADPDPVVASAGWALTAGRVATTPEGLDLSGLLDTIEGQMKDAPDRLQWAMNTTLAQIGIEHAEYRVRAIGIGERLGVLKDYPTPPNCTSPYAPAWINEMVGRRGA, translated from the coding sequence ATGTCGAAGACGACGGTGGATGCAGTAATGGCCGAGCTAGCCGCGCTTGACGACCCGAAGATGCGCGCGGCCAACGAGAAGCGCGGCGATGACCACGGCGTCAACCTATCCAGGTTGCGCGCGGTCGCGAAGCGGCTCAAGACCCAGCAGGACCTGGCCCGCGGATTGTGGGCCACGGATGACACCGCGGCCAGGCTGCTGGCGCTGCTGGTCTGCCGGCCGAAAGACTTTGGGCCCGCCGAGCTGGATGCCATGCTGCGCCAGGCCCGCGCCCCCAAGGTGCACGACTGGCTGGTGAACTACGTGGCCAAAAAGAGCCCGCACGCCGAACAGCTGCGCGTGGCCTGGACGGCGGACCCGGATCCGGTGGTCGCGAGCGCGGGTTGGGCACTGACCGCCGGGCGCGTCGCGACGACGCCCGAGGGACTCGACCTCTCCGGGCTGCTCGACACGATCGAGGGGCAGATGAAGGACGCCCCGGACCGGCTGCAGTGGGCGATGAACACGACGTTGGCGCAGATAGGGATCGAGCACGCCGAGTACCGGGTCCGCGCGATCGGCATCGGCGAGCGCCTCGGGGTGCTCAAGGACTACCCCACCCCGCCGAACTGCACCTCCCCGTACGCGCCGGCCTGGATCAACGAGATGGTGGGCCGGCGGGGCGCCTGA